The DNA segment TACCCAAAAGCCTGCGCTCGTGCTGATCGCTTTTCTTGCTGGTTGGTGTTGTAACGACAGAAATGAACAAGTTTTCCACCCGATCGTGGACTGACGTAAATCGTTGCAGGTGTCGAGCTGATTCAAAACAGCGCACCACTATCTCGCGTACATGCTCTGGCTTGTGCGCGGTTTCCGCCCGGTTGTTCAATCCCTTGTGCTGCCGGTGCTCAACGTTCAGGCCTAAGTCCCGATTGCCCGCAGAGTGGCTCTTGAGCTTGTCGGTGATCAGAAAGCGCCTTTCGCGGCCGAGCTTCTTAAGTAGCTATACGGGTTGTGGCGTACCGAATGAAAATCTGTCACGTATCTTCGACCCGTTTTACACGACAAAGGCGGTAGGTAAAGGATCAGGGCTCGGATTGTCATGTCGAACGGCATCGTACAAAAGTATGATGGAACCTTAAGTGTTTGAAAGTGAAGTCGGGCGCTGCATCACTTTTCGGCTGACTCTGCCGGTCAAACGGCGGTGCCATCAGAAAACGGGATTGGTCGAGACGTGAGGCTTGGTCGCTAGGCTCAGCCTTTTGGCTTTTCGGTTTGCCGTAAATGTAAGTGAAGATGGTAGGAACACGGTAGCGCTGGACGAGATTGCAAATTGAGCTTCGTCTGCGGTGTTCGCTTGTACCATAAAGGAGCGTTGTGTCCGCAATAATCATTGAGAAGAGCTGGCCGGGCCGTTATGTCCGTCTGTACGCAGCGTACGCCGGTGTCGCCGTTACGGTCGCGTGTCCTTCAGTCATGGCCACGACGATGGTAAGTCAGATGGCAGTTTCGCTGACAATCGCCGAATCCTGTAGCGTGCGGGCACACGACTTCGAGGTGAGTGTGACTTGTCTTCACCAGAGCTGGAGCAGGATAATTTACGGCCGCCCGTTTGCGGTGGTCCACGACGCTTCCGGTACTGCGACATCGCGCGGTTCTGACGTTACCATTGAAATCGCCTTCTAACGGCGGGTTTGCACCTGCCGGTTCCTCCGAATGATGTGTTCGCGATCCGGGGGAGAGTGAACATTGCTCCTACCACCGATCTTAAAAAACCCGGCCACTTCGCACCGATGCGTGAGCCTGTCCGGTAAGATCCGCAGCAAAAGAAAAGGCGGCGTTAGTGAGCCACGTGTGAATCGAACGCGAAACGGATGGTCATTTGGCACCAATACATCCAACTTCAACGGTAAGCGGCTCGGCTGGGCCGTGTCCTCACGCGCGCGCGAGTGAGGCATGATGGTGATGGCGTGTCGGAGTCCGTGTAGATCAAGGTAGATCGTGTCCACGATCGGCGATCGTGGGCACGATCCATCCAAATCTATCCAGATCTACCCGGTTGAGAGTGTGTGCGGGGTGAGGGGTTTCAGTTTGTCAGCCACATTCCAAGGCAGCAATTCGTCGATGCGGGAGATCTTGTGATCAGCGATGTGGGTCAGGACGTATTCCAGGTAGGCACGCGGGTTGATTCCGTTGAGCTTGCACGACCCGATCAAGCTATACATCGCGGCGGCCCGCTCGCCCCCGCTGTCGGAGCCGACGAACAGATAATTTTTGCGTCCGAGCGCGACACAGCGCAAGGCGTTTTCGGCAAGCACATTGCTTATCTCGGCCCGACCGTCTTCACAGTAGAACGTGAGGGCTGCCCAGTGGTTCAGCGAGTAGTTGATTGCCTTGGCGAGCGCGGACTTCATTGACAGCGTGGTGAGTTTTGCCCTGATCGTCGTTTCGAACTTCACGAGCAATGGCTTACTCTTCTCCCGCCTCACGCGCAGACGCTCGTCCGGTTCCTTGCCGCGGATGTCGGCTTCTATGCTGTAGAGCTCGCCGATCATCTCGAGCAGCTGCTGAGTATCCGCAGTCGGCGTGCGCGCGTGAACATCGTAGATGTACCTCATCGCGTGATCCCAGCATGCCGCTTCGTGGATCTCGCCGCTCGAGTACAGTTGATCGGATCCCGAGTAAGCATTGGCCTGCACGATGCCGTGGAATGCGGCGAGCCGGGTTTGAGGGTGGACGCCTTTGCGATCCGAGGAGAAGTCGAACCATATCGCACCAGGCTCAGCCGAACCCGAGCGACGATCGTCGCGCACGTAGACACAGAAGCGGCAGGTGGGCCAGGTAGCGCGCGTCGGTCTCGTCACCACTGTGCTTGAGCCCCTCGTATTTTTTGATCGCTGTGGTGTTGGCCAGATGTACCACGTAGCCGCCCGCCTGAAGGCCGTCGACAAGCCAGTACCAGTTGTATGTGGATTCGACTACGACGCCGGCCAACTCGGCTTGCCACGGGGCAAGGAACGCCAGAATCTTTGCCAAGTCGTTCGGCAGCCGCTTTTCGGCGACCACACGGTCCATTTCGTCGATCACGCTCACCACGCTGTTGTTCGAATGCAGGTCAATGCCGCTATAGTTCATGATTGCCTCCTTCCGGTTAAAGCGGTTTGGCAAACTCACTTTAACCCCGTCGCCCATCAGGGCGGCGGCAGGGGTCCGCTAGATGATTTTCAACTCGCAACTCCGCCTCGGCTTCACTCTCTCAGCGGCGGCCGAGCCGCAGACTGAGGCCAAGATTAAGGACGATCTGTCGGACATACACGCGAGAATATTTCACGCCAAACTGGCGCTCGATCAATTGCCCGAGCGTGCCGGAGGTCCATCGGGCGCCGGGAAAGCCGTACGCTTGTGGTTCGCCTTGCAGCGCAGCCGCGATCCAATCGAACGCTTCTGGACTCAACGCCGAGGGTCGCCCCCCGACCGACATGTTCTCAAGCGCGGCGAGGCCGCCAGCCGCGAATAATTCCTGATACCGCTTGGCTGTTTTAATCGATATGCCGACCTCCTCACAGACAGTTGCGATTGTCTCCCCGCGTAAGAGCATTCGGCCGGCAGCCATGCGGATCTGAACGCTGGGCAACTTGGATTTATGCGTCGGCATTCTGGTTAACAGCTAAGATTGGGTCTGGTTATCTTAAACCTGCGCCGAACGTAACGTCTCGTGTCGGGCAGGTCTAAGGGTTGTGGCGAGCCGTGTTCGGCAGATCGCTGAAAGACCGGGTCCGGCCAGCATGGGTACGTCGACCATCAAAGCCGAATTGTTTACAAGCAAACGTGCTCGGACAGCTTCATCAAATGGGTATCCGGTCAGCGCAAGGCGAACTCGGCGATTCCAGCGAACACACACACGATGACCACGGCGAGCGGCGGTACCTTCCAACGCGTCAGCAGTAGCAGACAGACTGCTGAGATCGCAAAGTCAACGCTTGAAAGAACCGCACTGGTCCATACCGGCGTATACAGAGCTGTAGCCAGCAAGCCGACGACCGCCGCGTTCACGCCGCTCAGCATTGCCGCCGTGGCAGGGCGCGAGCGCAGCGCTTGCCAGTGAGGTAGTGCGGCGATCACCAGTATAAGGCCAGGCAGGAAAATACCGACCGTGGCCAGCGCAGCGCCAGCCCAGCGATGCGGTGCTTCGGACATCATCCATCCGAGAAATGCTGCGAAGGTGAACAGTGGCCCCGGTGCAGCTTGAGCGGCGCCGTAGCCGGCAAGAAAATCGCTAGACGCAATCCATCCCGTCGCGACAGTCCGCTGTTGCAGTAAGGGCAAGACGACATGGCCGCCGCCGAACACCAGCGCGCCAGAACCATAGAAAGCGTCGAACATCTGAATGCTGCGCATGTTATGCAGAGTGAGTAAGGCCGGAAGTCCAAATAGAAGAACGAAAAAAAACGCCAGCGCAACCCACCCGATCACGCGCGAGACGCGCAATGTGACAACGGCCGGGTGCGGCTCATGGGCTCCTTGCGCGCGCTCCGCCCTACAAAAGACGACGCCGAGCAGCGCTCCGAGTGCGATAACCAGCAACTGGGCATATACCGTTGTCAAAACGGCAAGCACACCGATTACGATAAGGGCGATGGCCGCCCGCTGGCGATCCGGGCACAAGCGCCGTGCCATATCCCAGACTGCCTGCGCAACCACCGCGACAGCCACTAGTTTCAGGCCGTGAATTAGGCCTTGCCCAGCGGCACTGCCGAGGTCAGGGGCGACTGCAGCAAAGCCGATGAGAAAAAGCACGGACGGCAACGTGAAACCACACCAGGCAGCTAAACCGCCGAGCCAGCCCGCCCGCATCAGGCCGATGGAAAATCCCACCTGACTGCTGGCGGGGCCTGGGAGAAATTGGCACAGCGCCACCAGGTCGGTGTAGGACTCGTCATCGAGCCAGCGACGCCGCTCGACGAACTCACGACGAAAATACCCGAGATGAGCGATCGGGCCGCCGAACGACGTCAGGCCTAGTTTAATAAAAGCCTTCAGAACATCGAACACATCGAGTAATCGGCTGGAGCGCGGCGATTTCACGGACGGGAGCCCAACAGTCGTATCAATTCTTCGCGAAGCGCGGAGACATCAAGCACGTGTTGGGCGCGGGTGGTGGCTACGTACAAAAGGCGTAATTCGTCGTCG comes from the Burkholderia sp. PAMC 26561 genome and includes:
- a CDS encoding helix-turn-helix domain-containing protein, yielding MAAGRMLLRGETIATVCEEVGISIKTAKRYQELFAAGGLAALENMSVGGRPSALSPEAFDWIAAALQGEPQAYGFPGARWTSGTLGQLIERQFGVKYSRVYVRQIVLNLGLSLRLGRR
- the chrA gene encoding chromate efflux transporter, with the protein product MKSPRSSRLLDVFDVLKAFIKLGLTSFGGPIAHLGYFRREFVERRRWLDDESYTDLVALCQFLPGPASSQVGFSIGLMRAGWLGGLAAWCGFTLPSVLFLIGFAAVAPDLGSAAGQGLIHGLKLVAVAVVAQAVWDMARRLCPDRQRAAIALIVIGVLAVLTTVYAQLLVIALGALLGVVFCRAERAQGAHEPHPAVVTLRVSRVIGWVALAFFFVLLFGLPALLTLHNMRSIQMFDAFYGSGALVFGGGHVVLPLLQQRTVATGWIASSDFLAGYGAAQAAPGPLFTFAAFLGWMMSEAPHRWAGAALATVGIFLPGLILVIAALPHWQALRSRPATAAMLSGVNAAVVGLLATALYTPVWTSAVLSSVDFAISAVCLLLLTRWKVPPLAVVIVCVFAGIAEFALR